The Deinococcus sonorensis KR-87 genome includes a window with the following:
- a CDS encoding MFS transporter, with product MTTAAPLLNRNLLIWLIGSAQSQLGSALASIALSFLVLHQTGSAGQMALTLACGVGPNLLMPLAGALVDRLPLKVPLIGADVLRGLLQLTVALLALRLGEVPLWLVNGAALIGGLAGIFAGPASGAAFPQLVPEAQLARANGLNGSVSQGAWLLGMLGGGVLVARVGPPVAILLDGLSFLIMAALLTLVRLPHRPPATGPRGSVLADVQSGLQLMRRSKVLSLVPVIGFVVNAAIAPVTVITPKLMETLGPGAGGYGLFLAIEGAGAVLGGLLITALGARLPVKRTTAAGMVLLALAYLLMAAWPVYVGLLGAALLVGLAMALVNTPLSTLMQQMVPPSYLGRVFSVLGTVATLGMPLTLLLVAPLVDRFPVSRFFTVAGLLVLAGGAAWVLVALAERTPPDLSVPETPDDRQPPTAPAL from the coding sequence ATGACCACCGCTGCTCCGCTGCTCAACCGCAACCTGCTGATCTGGCTGATCGGCTCGGCCCAGTCCCAGCTGGGCTCGGCGCTGGCCTCCATCGCGCTGAGTTTTCTGGTGCTGCATCAGACCGGCTCCGCCGGACAGATGGCCCTGACCCTGGCGTGCGGGGTGGGGCCCAATCTGCTGATGCCGCTGGCGGGGGCGCTGGTGGACCGCCTCCCGCTCAAGGTGCCGCTGATCGGGGCGGACGTGCTGCGCGGCCTGCTGCAGCTGACGGTGGCGTTGCTGGCCCTGCGGCTGGGCGAGGTGCCGCTGTGGCTGGTCAACGGGGCGGCCCTGATCGGCGGGCTGGCGGGTATTTTTGCTGGCCCGGCCAGCGGCGCGGCCTTTCCGCAGCTGGTGCCGGAAGCACAGCTGGCCCGCGCCAACGGCCTGAACGGCAGCGTGTCGCAGGGGGCCTGGCTGCTGGGCATGCTGGGCGGCGGGGTGCTGGTGGCGCGGGTGGGGCCGCCGGTGGCGATTCTGCTGGACGGGCTGAGCTTCCTGATCATGGCGGCGCTGCTGACGCTGGTGCGGCTTCCCCACCGGCCTCCGGCGACCGGGCCACGCGGCAGCGTGCTGGCCGACGTGCAGTCCGGCCTGCAGCTGATGAGGCGCTCGAAGGTGCTGAGTCTGGTGCCGGTCATCGGGTTCGTGGTGAATGCGGCCATCGCGCCGGTGACGGTCATCACGCCGAAGCTGATGGAGACGCTGGGGCCGGGGGCCGGCGGCTACGGGCTCTTCCTGGCCATCGAGGGCGCCGGGGCGGTGCTGGGCGGCCTGCTGATCACGGCGCTGGGGGCCCGCCTGCCGGTCAAACGCACCACCGCCGCCGGCATGGTCCTGCTGGCGCTGGCGTACCTGCTGATGGCCGCCTGGCCGGTGTACGTGGGGCTGCTGGGGGCGGCGCTGCTGGTGGGCCTGGCCATGGCCCTGGTCAACACGCCGCTGAGTACCCTGATGCAGCAGATGGTGCCGCCCAGCTACCTGGGACGGGTGTTCAGCGTGCTGGGCACCGTGGCCACGCTGGGCATGCCGCTGACGCTGCTGCTGGTGGCCCCGCTGGTGGACCGCTTTCCGGTGTCCCGCTTCTTCACGGTGGCCGGGCTGCTGGTGCTGGCGGGCGGGGCGGCCTGGGTGCTGGTGGCGCTGGCCGAGCGCACACCACCGGACCTGAGCGTTCCGGAGACGCCGGACGACCGGCAGCCCCCGACCGCCCCGGCCCTCTAA
- a CDS encoding YpdA family putative bacillithiol disulfide reductase, protein MALMIDVAIVGAGPVGLAAAIAAKRAGLSYVVLEKGCVVNAIFDYPTYMTFFTTAPELEIGNHPMVTGHDKPDRKDALMYYRLVAQREQLNIRQYTEVTRIHAAPAGFTVEVEAKDGQQGVVEARRVLVATGYYDNPLHLGIPGEDGENVSHYYTEAHPFFGLNVTVIGAGNSAADAALDLWRSGANVTMVVRAPELKSTIKYWVRPDLENRIKEGSISALFESQVLEIHPDHVLVQGPSGSTTPLPTDFTFALTGYRPNLSFMQALGLDTQPDECLVLSEHYESSVPGLFVAGSAGFAGRTNQVFIENGRFHADVAMAEIVRQLQAQEQPVGSTD, encoded by the coding sequence ATGGCCCTCATGATTGACGTGGCGATTGTGGGAGCAGGGCCGGTGGGACTGGCGGCGGCCATCGCGGCCAAGCGGGCGGGGCTGAGTTATGTGGTGCTGGAGAAGGGGTGCGTGGTGAACGCGATTTTCGATTACCCCACCTACATGACCTTCTTCACCACCGCGCCGGAGCTGGAAATCGGCAACCACCCGATGGTGACGGGGCACGACAAGCCGGACCGCAAGGACGCGCTGATGTACTACCGGCTGGTGGCGCAGCGCGAGCAGCTGAACATCCGCCAGTACACCGAGGTGACGCGCATCCACGCGGCCCCGGCTGGCTTCACCGTGGAGGTGGAGGCCAAGGACGGCCAGCAGGGTGTGGTGGAGGCGCGGCGGGTGCTGGTCGCCACCGGCTACTACGACAACCCGCTGCACCTGGGTATTCCCGGCGAGGACGGCGAGAACGTCTCGCACTACTACACCGAGGCGCACCCGTTCTTCGGGCTGAACGTGACGGTCATCGGGGCCGGCAACAGCGCCGCGGACGCCGCCCTGGACCTGTGGCGCAGCGGTGCCAACGTGACCATGGTGGTGCGCGCACCGGAACTCAAGAGCACCATCAAGTACTGGGTGCGGCCGGACCTGGAGAACCGCATCAAGGAGGGCAGCATCAGCGCCCTGTTCGAGTCGCAGGTGCTGGAGATCCACCCGGATCACGTGCTGGTGCAGGGACCGAGCGGCAGCACCACCCCGCTGCCCACCGACTTCACCTTCGCGCTGACCGGCTACCGGCCCAACCTGAGCTTCATGCAGGCGCTGGGCTTGGACACCCAGCCGGACGAGTGTCTGGTGCTGAGCGAGCACTACGAGAGCAGCGTGCCGGGCCTGTTCGTGGCCGGCAGCGCGGGCTTTGCCGGGCGCACCAATCAGGTGTTCATCGAGAACGGCCGCTTCCACGCCGACGTGGCAATGGCCGAGATCGTGCGGCAGCTGCAGGCGCAGGAGCAGCCGGTGGGCAGCACCGACTGA
- the trmH gene encoding tRNA (guanosine(18)-2'-O)-methyltransferase TrmH, giving the protein MTPERYAKILKVLSRRQPTLTVLMDEVNKPHNFSAILRTCDAVGVLTAHAVPPKLGQGRGQLPTFGATSASADKWVSVQTHDDAVSAVRALQAQGVQVLATHLSQRSVDYREPDYTRPTCVLLGAEKFGVSDEAADAADQNIIIPMYGMVQSLNVSVAAATILFEAQRQRLAAGLYDQPQLDPERLRQLAFEWAYPELAPLYRERGEPYPELDAEGQVIGSAAGR; this is encoded by the coding sequence ATGACGCCGGAACGTTACGCAAAGATTCTGAAGGTGCTGTCCAGGCGCCAGCCCACCCTCACCGTCCTGATGGACGAGGTCAACAAGCCGCACAACTTCAGCGCCATCCTGCGCACCTGCGACGCGGTGGGCGTGCTGACCGCGCACGCCGTGCCGCCGAAGCTGGGCCAGGGCCGCGGTCAGCTGCCCACCTTCGGCGCCACCAGCGCCAGCGCCGACAAGTGGGTGTCGGTGCAGACGCACGACGACGCCGTGTCGGCGGTGCGGGCCCTTCAGGCCCAGGGAGTGCAGGTGCTGGCCACCCACCTGTCGCAGCGCAGCGTGGACTACCGCGAGCCGGACTACACCCGCCCCACCTGCGTGCTGCTGGGCGCCGAGAAGTTCGGGGTGTCGGACGAGGCGGCCGACGCGGCCGACCAGAACATCATCATTCCGATGTACGGCATGGTGCAGAGCCTGAACGTCTCGGTGGCCGCCGCGACCATCCTGTTTGAGGCGCAGCGGCAGCGGCTGGCCGCCGGCCTGTACGACCAGCCGCAGCTGGACCCGGAGCGGCTGCGGCAGCTGGCCTTCGAGTGGGCATACCCGGAGCTCGCCCCGCTGTACCGGGAGCGGGGCGAGCCGTACCCGGAACTCGACGCCGAGGGTCAGGTCATCGGCTCAGCCGCCGGGCGATAA
- a CDS encoding DNA-binding protein, producing the protein MSHHIDLSIPKQVQANAKKGLDLHQQHGFGGTEVGEHMAEQLAAGGSLSAEEVRHVARYFPRHAHDNLKQTGEDGGKPSAGYVAWLLWGGDEGRKWSENLVERLDKQEADA; encoded by the coding sequence ATGAGCCACCACATTGATCTGAGCATTCCCAAGCAGGTCCAGGCCAACGCGAAGAAGGGTCTGGACCTGCACCAGCAGCATGGGTTCGGCGGCACCGAGGTGGGCGAGCACATGGCCGAGCAGCTGGCGGCCGGCGGCTCGCTGAGCGCCGAGGAGGTGCGGCACGTGGCCCGCTACTTTCCGCGCCACGCCCACGACAACCTGAAGCAGACCGGAGAGGACGGCGGCAAACCGTCGGCCGGCTACGTGGCCTGGCTGCTGTGGGGCGGCGATGAAGGCCGGAAGTGGAGCGAGAACCTGGTGGAACGGCTGGACAAACAGGAGGCGGATGCATAG
- a CDS encoding winged helix-turn-helix domain-containing protein: MTLLHRVATPAQAALLLDVRLRTLITRLMVGECSAAGLSRALQTRLGPVHYQLQKLVWAGVAEVSRTEPRAGRPVRYYRVPPRWFIPFEVTGAETLEQFAQGQVMPRMQRFVQLGLKQLYGTFRLWGYWLEHHNQTSSLHLGNPDHTALQLFAGDEPVLFNVCGLRLNRERASLLKQRLLAVLEDEAFQDMPGADSYSLGLLLVQGEVD, encoded by the coding sequence ATGACCCTGCTGCACCGTGTGGCCACCCCGGCGCAGGCCGCCCTGCTGCTGGACGTGCGGCTGCGGACCCTGATCACCCGGTTGATGGTCGGGGAATGCAGCGCCGCCGGGTTGAGCCGGGCGCTGCAGACCCGGCTGGGGCCGGTGCACTATCAGCTTCAGAAACTGGTTTGGGCCGGGGTGGCGGAGGTCAGCCGCACCGAGCCGCGCGCCGGGCGACCCGTCCGCTACTACCGGGTGCCGCCCAGGTGGTTCATTCCCTTCGAGGTGACCGGGGCCGAGACGCTCGAGCAGTTCGCCCAGGGGCAGGTCATGCCGCGCATGCAGCGCTTCGTGCAGCTGGGCCTGAAGCAGCTGTACGGCACCTTCAGGCTCTGGGGCTACTGGCTGGAGCATCACAACCAGACGAGCAGCCTGCACCTGGGCAACCCGGACCACACCGCCCTGCAGCTGTTCGCGGGCGACGAGCCGGTTCTGTTCAACGTCTGCGGGCTGCGGCTGAACCGGGAGCGGGCCAGCCTGCTGAAGCAGCGGCTGCTGGCCGTGCTGGAAGACGAGGCGTTTCAGGACATGCCGGGAGCAGACTCGTACAGCCTGGGCCTGCTGCTGGTCCAGGGTGAGGTGGACTAG
- a CDS encoding MFS transporter, with amino-acid sequence MTEPTSPTAPRVPLLFLMVTAFLFSIGFALVFPVLPFIVAKYVPVVSQQAAMIGMLGAVYALCTFLGSPVLGALSDAYGRRPVIMLTLLGSALGYVAFGVGGSLFMLFLGRIIDGLSSGGMSALFGYVADTTPEEQRGKVFGQVGAVVGAGFIIGPAIGGALSHISLSTPVFVAAGVCLLNMLWGAFVLPESLSADRRSRHFDATHLNPLTQLRGALELPVVRRLVFTSVLFILPFSLMQVALTLLARDTLHWGPAQVSTVFMVVGVCDIVAQGVLLPLLISRLGERGVALLGLALGVVGMAGMALLPAVPVAALLYLSVLVFASGEGIFNASLSALLSNAAPEDAQGRVQGGASALNSLAQVVGPIGGGQLYSRLGVGPTFGIGSGVVALALLLLASTGRRAGGTVKQAA; translated from the coding sequence ATGACTGAGCCCACAAGCCCAACCGCCCCCCGGGTGCCGCTGCTGTTTCTGATGGTGACGGCCTTTCTCTTCTCCATTGGCTTCGCACTGGTGTTCCCGGTGCTGCCCTTCATCGTGGCGAAGTACGTGCCCGTCGTGTCGCAGCAGGCGGCCATGATCGGGATGCTCGGCGCCGTCTACGCGCTGTGTACCTTCCTCGGCTCGCCGGTTCTGGGCGCGCTGAGCGACGCCTATGGCCGTCGCCCGGTCATCATGCTCACCCTGCTGGGTTCCGCCCTCGGGTACGTCGCCTTCGGTGTGGGCGGCAGCCTGTTCATGCTGTTCCTGGGCCGCATCATTGACGGCCTGAGCTCCGGCGGCATGAGTGCGCTCTTCGGCTACGTGGCCGACACCACCCCCGAGGAGCAGCGCGGCAAGGTGTTCGGGCAGGTCGGGGCGGTGGTGGGCGCGGGCTTCATCATCGGGCCGGCCATCGGCGGGGCGCTGTCGCACATCAGCCTCAGCACGCCGGTGTTCGTGGCGGCGGGCGTGTGCCTGCTGAACATGCTGTGGGGCGCCTTCGTGCTGCCCGAGAGCCTGAGCGCGGACCGGCGCAGCCGGCACTTCGACGCCACGCATCTCAACCCGCTCACCCAGCTGCGCGGCGCCCTGGAGCTGCCGGTGGTGCGCCGGCTGGTGTTCACCAGCGTGCTGTTCATCCTGCCGTTCTCACTGATGCAGGTGGCGCTCACGCTGCTGGCCCGCGACACGCTGCACTGGGGGCCGGCGCAGGTCAGCACGGTGTTCATGGTGGTGGGCGTGTGCGACATCGTGGCGCAGGGCGTGCTGCTGCCGCTGCTGATCTCGCGGCTGGGCGAGCGCGGCGTGGCGCTGCTGGGGCTGGCGCTGGGGGTGGTGGGCATGGCCGGCATGGCGCTGCTGCCCGCCGTGCCGGTGGCCGCCCTGCTGTATCTGAGCGTGCTGGTGTTCGCCTCGGGCGAGGGCATCTTCAACGCCTCGCTGAGCGCCCTGCTCTCGAATGCTGCGCCGGAAGACGCCCAGGGCCGGGTGCAGGGTGGGGCCAGCGCCCTGAACTCGCTGGCGCAGGTGGTCGGGCCCATCGGAGGTGGGCAGCTGTACTCGCGGCTGGGGGTCGGGCCCACCTTCGGAATCGGGTCGGGCGTGGTGGCGCTGGCGCTGCTGCTGCTCGCCAGCACCGGGCGCCGGGCCGGAGGAACCGTCAAGCAGGCGGCGTAG
- the fumC gene encoding class II fumarate hydratase: protein MTNTRVESDTMGQLDVDQTRYWGAQTQRSIQNFPIGRDTFVWGRPVIRALGILKKGAAQANAELGELPQDIADLIVRAADEVIAGQLDDHFPLVVFQTGSGTQSNMNANEVISNRAIEMAGGTLGSKAPVHPNDHVNRGQSSNDTFPTAMHIAVVLELRERLYGSVGTLRDTLQAKSEQYQDLVKVGRTHLQDATPITLGQEIGGWVAQLDYALAEVRHSEAGLYDLAIGGTAVGTGLNAHPEFGDLAAKKFEQETGVPFRSAANKFAALSAHDALVQTSAALRTLSGALMKMANDVRWLASGPRNGIGEITIPENEPGSSIMPGKVNPTQSEALTMVATRVFGNDATVAFAGSQGNFQLNVFKPVMVHAVLESIRLISDACLAFNDNCAVGIEPNLERIEHNLSINLMQVTALNKHIGYDKAAAIAKKAHKEGSSLKEAALGLGYVTEAEFAEWVKPLDMTHS from the coding sequence ATGACCAACACCCGCGTCGAATCCGACACCATGGGCCAGCTGGACGTGGACCAGACCCGCTACTGGGGTGCCCAGACCCAGCGCAGCATCCAGAACTTCCCCATTGGCCGCGACACCTTCGTGTGGGGCCGCCCGGTCATCCGGGCGCTGGGCATCCTGAAGAAGGGGGCCGCCCAGGCGAACGCCGAGCTGGGCGAGCTGCCACAGGACATCGCCGACCTGATCGTGCGGGCGGCCGACGAGGTGATCGCCGGGCAGCTCGACGACCACTTCCCGCTGGTGGTGTTCCAGACCGGCAGCGGCACCCAGAGCAACATGAACGCCAACGAGGTGATCAGCAACCGGGCCATCGAGATGGCCGGCGGCACCCTGGGCAGCAAGGCCCCGGTGCACCCGAACGACCACGTGAATCGCGGCCAGAGCAGCAACGACACCTTCCCCACTGCCATGCACATCGCCGTGGTGCTGGAGCTGAGAGAGCGGCTGTACGGCAGCGTGGGCACCCTGCGCGACACGCTGCAGGCCAAGAGCGAGCAGTACCAGGACCTGGTGAAGGTGGGCCGCACCCACCTGCAGGACGCCACCCCCATCACGCTGGGGCAGGAGATCGGCGGCTGGGTGGCGCAGCTGGACTACGCGCTCGCGGAGGTGCGGCACAGCGAGGCGGGCCTCTACGACCTCGCCATCGGCGGCACGGCCGTGGGCACCGGCCTGAACGCGCACCCGGAGTTCGGTGACCTGGCCGCGAAGAAGTTCGAGCAGGAGACCGGCGTGCCGTTCCGCAGCGCCGCCAACAAGTTCGCGGCCCTCAGCGCCCACGACGCCCTGGTGCAGACCAGCGCCGCCCTGCGGACCCTCTCGGGCGCGCTGATGAAGATGGCCAACGACGTGCGCTGGCTGGCCTCTGGCCCGCGCAACGGCATCGGGGAGATCACCATTCCCGAGAACGAGCCGGGCAGCAGCATCATGCCCGGCAAGGTGAACCCCACCCAGAGCGAGGCGCTGACGATGGTGGCCACCCGCGTCTTCGGCAACGACGCCACCGTGGCGTTCGCCGGGTCGCAGGGCAACTTCCAGCTGAACGTGTTCAAGCCGGTGATGGTCCATGCGGTGCTGGAGAGCATCCGGCTGATCTCGGACGCCTGCCTCGCCTTCAACGACAACTGCGCGGTGGGCATCGAGCCGAACCTGGAGCGCATTGAGCACAACCTCAGCATCAACCTGATGCAGGTGACGGCGCTCAACAAGCACATCGGCTACGACAAGGCCGCCGCCATCGCCAAGAAGGCCCACAAGGAGGGCAGCAGCCTGAAGGAGGCGGCGCTCGGCCTGGGCTACGTGACCGAAGCAGAGTTCGCCGAGTGGGTCAAACCGCTCGACATGACGCACAGCTGA
- a CDS encoding helix-turn-helix domain-containing protein, with the protein MPYQEFLPDARLRNLVHMYWQVTEYHEVHEQEHRFLPERAVRLNFYAGDSWYGSVQHPSLEPLPTAAIFGMTLGPQRVVSVGLMRVLSVEVYPWGARQLFGWRLGQDLVDLKLTHPWLCRAVCALLAMNAWEEARQMVEDWLLSLQAELGREPGVGVQAATTLYTSLGQARIGTLSEELGLSQRQLERQFLQEVGLNAKTLARLIRFEEAQNRLWLDPHRSLAALAYEVGFSDQAHLTREFQALAQVTPSAFARHTLLRLEQNRHSEPSLVRVAAETPLVPGRWSPGSPDVS; encoded by the coding sequence ATGCCGTACCAGGAATTTCTGCCGGATGCCCGTCTGCGGAACCTGGTTCACATGTACTGGCAGGTCACCGAATACCACGAGGTGCATGAGCAGGAGCACCGCTTTCTGCCAGAACGCGCGGTCCGCCTGAACTTCTACGCCGGCGACTCCTGGTACGGGTCGGTGCAGCATCCCAGCCTGGAGCCGCTCCCCACGGCGGCCATCTTCGGCATGACCCTGGGGCCGCAGCGGGTGGTGTCGGTGGGCCTGATGCGGGTGCTGAGCGTGGAAGTGTATCCGTGGGGGGCCCGCCAGCTGTTCGGCTGGCGGCTCGGGCAGGATCTGGTGGACCTGAAGCTCACGCACCCGTGGCTGTGCCGGGCGGTGTGCGCCCTGCTGGCCATGAACGCCTGGGAGGAGGCGCGGCAGATGGTGGAGGACTGGCTGCTGTCGCTGCAGGCCGAACTCGGGCGCGAACCCGGGGTGGGCGTGCAGGCCGCCACCACGCTGTACACCTCGCTGGGACAGGCGCGCATCGGCACGCTGTCGGAGGAGCTCGGGCTCAGCCAGCGCCAGCTGGAACGGCAGTTTCTGCAGGAGGTGGGCCTCAACGCCAAGACGCTGGCGCGCCTGATCCGCTTCGAGGAGGCCCAGAACCGGCTGTGGCTGGACCCGCACCGGTCGCTGGCCGCCCTCGCCTACGAGGTGGGCTTCTCGGATCAGGCGCACCTGACACGCGAGTTTCAGGCGCTGGCCCAGGTCACCCCCAGCGCGTTTGCCCGCCATACCCTGCTGCGGCTGGAGCAGAACCGCCACAGTGAGCCCTCGCTGGTCCGGGTGGCGGCAGAAACGCCGCTGGTGCCCGGGCGCTGGTCGCCCGGGTCGCCGGACGTGTCGTGA
- a CDS encoding class I SAM-dependent methyltransferase translates to MTAESDPWAAHARRTVGGPRPLLTEALELLGRPRRRVALDLGCGAGNDTLALLERGWTVTALDGSAGALALVQERAGVHRTRLTPLEAGFHQVPRRRYTLVYASLSLPFTPPARWDRTWRAVRRAVGVRGWFAATLFGPRDGWAGEPDMSFITAQALRERLDGFEPVVLREWEGEIRLAAGGLHPSHTLTVIARRLSR, encoded by the coding sequence ATGACCGCCGAATCAGACCCCTGGGCCGCCCATGCCCGCCGCACCGTGGGCGGTCCGCGTCCGCTGCTGACCGAGGCGCTGGAGCTGCTCGGCCGGCCCCGGCGGCGGGTGGCCCTGGACCTGGGCTGCGGCGCCGGCAACGACACGCTGGCCCTGCTGGAACGCGGCTGGACTGTGACGGCGCTGGACGGCAGCGCCGGGGCCCTGGCGCTGGTTCAGGAGCGGGCCGGCGTACACCGGACCCGGCTGACCCCGCTGGAGGCCGGCTTCCATCAGGTGCCGCGTCGCCGCTACACGCTGGTGTACGCCAGCCTGAGCCTGCCCTTCACGCCGCCGGCCCGCTGGGACCGCACCTGGCGGGCCGTGCGGCGCGCGGTGGGGGTCCGCGGCTGGTTTGCCGCCACCCTCTTTGGCCCGCGCGACGGCTGGGCCGGCGAGCCGGACATGAGCTTCATCACGGCCCAGGCGCTGAGAGAACGCTTGGACGGTTTCGAGCCGGTGGTGCTGCGCGAGTGGGAGGGGGAGATCAGGCTGGCGGCGGGCGGCCTCCACCCCTCCCACACCCTGACGGTTATCGCCCGGCGGCTGAGCCGATGA